Within the Marixanthomonas sp. SCSIO 43207 genome, the region CCATTTATACCGTCACAAAAAGCATTTCCTGCATATAATTGCCCAATTATCTTTCCGTTTTCATTAAATAATGGCGAACCGGATGAGCCGCTTTCTGTAGTTCCTATTTCCCAACCATCACCTACACCTTGTGATACACCTCCTATGAGCCAAACCTCTGTTCCATTAGCAGTTTCTTTTACTGCTCCTGTATTGTCTCTACATATTTTCATAATATCTCCATTAGGATGATGAATACCTACCTCAAACTCTGGTAAATTATCGGTAACATCCCACCCTGCAAAAGATACGTCCCAAGATTCTGGTACGTCATTGTAAAGTTGAACTAAAGCAAAATCACTAAGAGCATTGTTAGCCTTTAATTCGGCGCCACTCATAGTAAAGTTTGTCTGTATATCTGAACTTGGCTCACCCTCTCCGCAAACAGGACTTGGACTCATCCAATTAAATCGAATTGACCAAAATGCAGGATCACTGTTATCAAGGCAGTGATTTCCTGTAAGTAAATAAGGTGTTTTATCATTATTTGTGTTATTAACTAAAACCGAAGAACACAAATAACCATTTCCTAAGTTAAGTAACGCAATTGCTTTTTTAAGGATGTCTTTTTTTGAATCAAAATCTTCGCCAATAGAACAATTAACATCATAGTTACAGTCTCCAGAATCATTAAACCCTCGTTTACCTAGAGCATAATCCTCAACTTGATTCATTCGATACCCATGAATTAAGCTACCTATCGTTAGCGATACATTTTCATTTACATTTTTTGGTTCAAAATATTCTATCCAAATAACATCACCGTTTACAAACCAAGAACCTAGCTGCTGGTTCTCTCTGTTTTGCTTATTTGATAGCGGAATAAGAACGTCTGTATAATCTGTATTGTATAGAAACAATTGTGCCCCATTGGGTATGTAAAAATTGTCAAAATTTACACTTAAGTTTAAAGCGTTGGGAGATTTAATAGCTACTCGCCATAGTTTATCACCATTTTGTAAAGTTGTCACTTGGCCTTCTTTATGAATATCAACTTTAATAGTACGCTTTACTCCATAGCGCCAGGGCAACGTTTTATCAAGATCATTAATACTATCTTCTTGCTGAATAGCAGAAAGATCTAAAGGTGGCAAGATTATAGGCTCAATATTTTCAGTAGAAACACGATAGCTTATAGGAAAGTCTGCGCTAGTTTCTTGAGAAAAAGCGAAAGGTATAAATAAGATAATAAATAAGAAAAAAGTAATTTTTTTCATACACACTTGCTGCTGAATATATTACAACACTACAAGATACTTTATTATTTTGAAAGTAGAAAATCCTTTTTCTCTATAAACAAAAAAAATCCTGATGAACCATCAGGATTTTAAATGTTATAATATGGAAGTACTATAAAATTAACATAGCATCTCCATATGTATAAAAACGGTATTTTTCTTTTACTGCTTCTTCATAAGCTTCTTTGATAAAATCGTGTCCTGCAAAAGCTGAAACCATCATTAACAAAGTAGATTTTGGTGTATGAAAGTTTGTAACCATACAGTTTGCAATACTAAAATCATATGGTGGAAAAATAAATTTATTTGTCCATCCTGCATACGTATTGAGCATATTATTTGATGAAACTGAACTTTCTAAAGCTCTCATTACTGTAGTTCCTACTGCGCACACACGTTTTTTTCTTTCTATTCCTGTGTTGATTACGTCTACAGAACTTTGAGGAAGAATAATTTCTTCAGAATCCATTTTGTGCTTTGAAAGATCTTCAACCTCAACAGGGCTAAAGGTTCCCAAACCTACGTGTAATGTTACTTCAGCAAAATTGATTCCTTTTATTTCTAGACGTTTCAATAAATGTTTTGAAAAGTGAAGTCCTGCAGTAGGTGCTGCTACTGCTCCTTCTTCTTTTGCATAAATAGTTTGATATCTATCTGCATCTTCTGGTTCTACATCTCTTTTAATATATTTTGGCAATGGTGTTTCACCAAGTTCAGTTAACTTATTTCTGAATTCTTCATATGATCCATCAAATAAGAAACGAAGCGTACGTCCTCTAGAAGTTGTGTTATCAATTACTTCAGCAACCAATGATTCATCATCTCCAAAATAAAGTTTGTTTCCTATTCGTATTTTACGTGCAGGATCTACTAATACATCCCAAAGTCTTGTCTCTGGGTTTAACTCTCGCAACAAGAAAACCTCTATACGAGCGCCTGTTTTTTCTTTGTTACCAAATAAACGAGCCGGAAATACTTTTGTATTGTTTAAAACCAAAACGTCATCTTCATTAAAATAGTCAATAAGATCTTTGAACATTTTATGCTCGATGGTTTTCTCTTTTCGGTTTAAAACCATAAGTCTGGCTTCGTCTCGGTTAGAAGCTGGATATTCTGCTAATAATTCGGCTGGTAAGTCAAAATTGAAATTTGAAAGTTTCATTCCCATAGAAAGTGATATTTATCTTAAAAAGGTGCAAATATACAACCTCAACATAGGGGTTGTCAAGTAAATGAGCATTTATTATTTAAAATCTACTTGTATTCCGGTTTTTTGGATGTCTTCCCAAAAGGTTGGAAATGATTTTGATACTACACCGGCATCATTAATTTGTATTTGTTTTTTTAACGCTAAAGGCGCAAAAGCCATTGCCATACGGTGATCATTGTAGGTTTGTATGGTTATCTTTTCATGTATTTTTTCTGAAGAAATTAATTCTAAAGTGTCATTTGTGATTTTAACCTGAGCTCCTAGCTTTTCTAATTCAGTCTTCAAGGCAACCAACCTATCGGTTTCTTTAATTTTTAAGGTATGTAAACCGGTTAATTTACAACCCAATCCCAGTCCAAAACAGGTAACAGCAATAGTTTGAGCAATATCTGGCGCATCAATAAGATGCAACATAATGTGCTCTGCAAGTTGTTTATTGTTTTTTGATAATGTTATAGATGCGTCTGCTTCATTATAAGATGTTGTGACGCCAAGTGATTCATAAATAGTAGCTAGAATAGAATCGCCTTGCAAACTATTTTTAAAATAGCCTTTGAGGGTAACTGTCATTTTTTCTGAAAGAGCCACCATACTATAAAAATAGGAAGCTGAACTCCAATCAGACTCAATTAAAATAGCTTTATCTTCTATTTGTGAAGTGGGTTTTACCGTAATAGTATTTTCAGAAAAAGTACACGCTACGCCTATTTTTTGAAGTAAAGAAACCGTCATTTGTAAATAGGGCGCCGAAGTAATATTTTTTTCAAGATGTATTGTCAAGCCATTTTCTAGCGAAGGAGCAATTAAAAGTAAAGCCGAAATATATTGACTACTTACATTTGCAGCCATTGTCACCTCGCTATTACTAATTTTTTTTCCTGCAATTGCAATTGGCGGGTATCCTTCTTTACTTAAATACTTGATAGTTGCGCCAAGAGTTTTTAAGGCATCTACAAGCACTTTAATGGGTCGCTGCTGCATTCTTTCGCTTCCTGTCAATACAACAGAGGCCTTTGATTGAGATGCAAAATAAGCAGTTAAAAAACGCATAGCTGTGCCTGCGTGATGAATATTCACTTCGCCTGTATTTGACAGCAAAGCTTTTTGTAAAACCATAGTATCATCACTTTCAGAAAGGTTTTCTAGTTTCAAATTCTGAAATTGAGATTGTAATATTAACAATCTGTTTGATTCACTTTTTGAGCCTGAAACTTGAATGACAGCTGAGTTTTCTTTTAACGGTTTTGTGGTGAGTACAGCTTTCATTAAGAAATGTATTTTACTGTTTTAGTTTCTTTTTAAATTTCCCATAGGAAACAAAAAAACCATATAAAAAACCTGCTAATAAACTACCTCCAATAAAAAGATAAGGATTTCTATCTTCAAAGAAAGTTGGGCTAAACCCGTCAAAAAGCCATTTAATAAATATAAAGAGAAACACAAATGTTAATCCTAAAGTGACTACAGATTTCCAAAACCCTTTATGGTTAATAACTTTACTAAGCATTATTTAAGTTTATCATTGTTATGATGGCGGTCGTGATCTCTTTTGGTTTTAAGATCTAGTTTTTTATTAAATGCGTCTTCTAGGTTTACACCTGTTTGATTTGCTAAACAAAGCACAACAAACAATACATCGGCCAACTCTTCACCAAGGTCTTTATTTTTATCACTTTCCTTTTCGCTTTGCTCACCATATCTACGAGCAATTATGCGGGCAACCTCACCTACTTCTTCAGTAAGTTGAGCCATGTTAGTAAGTTCATTAAAATAACGTACTCCGTGTTCTTTTATCCAATTATCTACTGCTTGTTGTGCGTTGTCAATATTCATTCTTAAACTTTTGAAAGAACTATTTTTTCATTTTCTTTATCAACCATTACCTGAAAGAATCTCTTTATATCTTCATAACTATCTGCTGAAATAACAGGTTGATTAATTGCCAAATCTACAGAAATTTGAATTTTATTACCTGCTTCATTAATTATATAACTAAATAACCCTGCATTTTGGTTTAATACAAATTTAGCACTTTCAGGTTTAGATTCAACCTTATAGCCTTCAGGAATATTTACAGTGATAATATATCTATCCTTTATAGGGTAACTAAAGTCTATTGGGTATTGACGTGTATTAGTTTTAAAAGGGTTCTCTTCCAAGGCTAAAAAAAGAAGTGGAGAAAAGTATAGCTTCCCTCCTATTTCTTCAAGGGCCTCAAAGTTTTCAAAATCATATTGAAGGGTTACAGGTTTATAAAGTTCTTCTAGATTTCCAAAATTGATGTTTGAAAGTTCTGCATCTCCATTTCTTTTTTCTAGAGATTTGCGCACGTCTTCTTCTTTTATATTTTTATAGTTTTTTCTTTGACTTAACGCATAATGTCCTGTATACCTGTTTTGAGCAGACCCCTTTACTGCATAATTGGCATCATCAATATTTAAATTAAGTAAAGTACTTTGAGAAGCTTGAGTCTTTGGATATAAAGAAACCCAAGTAGAACTTCTATCTTCTCTTATTAATCTACCTTGCCAGTTTAATAGTTCAGGTTTTAAAATATCAGGTTCACCTTCCTTATTAGTAGCATCAAGGAGTGTTACATTATTTTTTGTTTCTACTGCTGCTACAACATAATCAAATCCATTTCTAGTTGGAAAAAGCGGTATTCCGTTTGATTTAGTACTTACTAAAACAGGATTGGCTTGTATACCTGCATATCGCAACATATTCACAAGCAAAAGATTAATATCTGAAGCATTACCAACACCGTTTTTATAGGCATTTTTGGAGCCTTCCATAGTATAAATTCCTTTATAGGAATTCCAATTCATTTTTGCTTTTACATATTCATAAATGCGAATCACTTTTTCAGAATCTTTTGTTACTCCCTGCAGTAAATTATCAATCTCATCATCAAAATAATTATCGCGTTTTAACTGACCTCCAAACGCATCAGAATCATAAATAGATTTTGAAACATCTTCCCAAGTAGTGGTATACATTTCTAAAGTAGAATTTGGAAACTTGGTATAAGATAATTCAAATTTTAACGCTGTTGTAAAATTATCAATATTGCTAGTAAAAGCTTCTTCTTTAAGAGCAGGAACATCATTAACTATTACTGAATAAACATTTTCAAGTACTGACGTTGTATTACTTCTTACTTTATTTCCGGTGTTTCCTCCTCTATTTCCCCAAGAAGATCTTGAGCTAATTGAACCTAAATTAATATTCATGTAATCTGTACTAGTCTGTATTCTAAAAGGAATCCAGCCTCTTTGGTGAGTTTTATAACTAAAATACTCTGGAGCTTGAAACTCCATTGATACTTTATTAACCGGTATCTGTTCTTGAAAACGATACTCGTCTATATTAGTTATAAAAGGTGATGTAACTGAATATTCATATTCAATAACACAGCCTTCTTTAACATTTGGCATTGTAAATTTAGTTAATTCTAAAAATTCACTAGCCTCTTCCTCAAAAATACCATCATTGCGTAATTTTACGTCTTGAATTTTATCTCCTTCAAGAAAATAAGTGTAACCCTTTAGCCCTTTTATTTCTTCATCAGATCCGGTGCTACTTTGATACAACTTTACCTTTTTATTGGCCCAATCAAAACCGTCTTTATTATAAATCTTAATACGCTCAAAAACATCTGTTCTTAAATAAAAACCTTCATTTGTAGAAAACTCAAAGTAAGATTTTATTTCTCTGTAAAGTATTGCTGCATCTGCAGTAGAATCTGTTGGGTGTTGTTTTTCTAAAAGTTCTTCTTTTGAAACTTTCCCGAATCTAAAGTCTTGAGAAAACCCGACTTGAAGTGTGCATAGTGTAATTAAAAAAGTAAATAAAAATTTCATAATTGTAAATTATTTGGTGTTCTGTGTTAAAAGAATTTTTGCTTGATCCATTTTTGAAATGCGTCTTAAAAAGGATCGGTATTGTTTATAATCTGTGGCGGGGAAAGTTCCTTTTTTTAGTGTATATGTTCTTGTGTATTGTAAAGTATTATTTGAAATTTCAGAAACTGAAAAAGCGTAGCTTCCAAATTTATTTTCAATACTCACAGCTTCCGGAAGGCTATCAACAGCTAAGCTTTCATCTATGGTAATTGTTACTGTATCGCTTTCGGTAAAACCTTCGGCTATGTGTAGTTTTTGTTTTCGATTCGGAAAACGAGGAGGTACATTTACAGATTGTGTAAACACATTTAATGAAAACAGTAAGTCGTTACCAATACTCGAACAATAATTTGGGATAGTAATTGACAGTTTTTCTGAAAAAACAATATCATCTTTATTGTTATTGAGCTGTACGCTTTCAATGACAAAGCCGTTAATATGCCCCCATTTTTGCTTATAGCGTTTCTCAAGATCATCTGTATCTAGCTTTTCAAGATAAATTTTATCATCATACTGCAGCCCTTTTGAAACTGTGGTTACGTGAGCTTCAACACTTCCAGTCACATGTACACTTACTTCTGCTACATTTTTTTCTAGATTTTCTTTATAAGTGTATGATTTGGTACGAACTATTTTACCGCCTTCAGGTGTTACTATGAGTACATCTCTATTATCTATATGATTACCACCGTAGCCAAAAGGCACATCTTGACTAGTACATTCTAACCAAACGATATCATCTCCGTCTGGTATACCTAGAATGGCGTGATTACCTTCAAGAATTGAAAATTCTGAATTGAAATCTACCTCATCTTCTCCGGCGTATAAAACGGTATAATAAGAAGGAACCCCTACAACGTCTAAGAGTGCTTTTGTGTAGTTTGTTAATGCTTTACAATCTCCATAGCTTAATTTGTCTACATCTTCTGCCAGCATGGGTTTCCATCCTCCTATACCTATTTGTACACTGATGTATCTAACTTTATTTTGAAGGTATTCATATATTTTTTTTGCTTTACCCAAATTGGTGGTTTCATTTGCTACCAATTGTTTTGCTTTTGCAATTGTTGCGGGAGGAAGGTTACTAACCTTTGCAAGTAACTTTTTATCCATCCAAGAACCAAACTCTTTCCAGTTTTTACCGCTGCCTGGTACACCTTTGAGATAAAAATTATTAAGAGAAAACTTTACGTGTGGTAATATGTTTTTATAATAAGGGCTGTAATCTTCATATCTAATTCCGGTAATGTTATTGGCGGTACAAACAAAAGAATTTGGGGTTTCAGTTACAGAAATATTATATCCATCAAGGTTTTGTTTTAATATTCTTGGTTTGTTATTTGGGTTAAACTTAACTACAAACTCACTGTTTTTTGTAGAAGTATAATACCCGCCTATTGGGAACCATCTTGGTATAAAAGCAGTTGTATTACTTTCCTTTTCAGATTTGAAAACTAACGTATATGGGTATACGGTTGGGGTGTAGTCTAGATGTTTTACACGGTCATCGTTGTAAATTGAAAATCCGTCTGATGCACTAATGTCTTTAAAATCGCGCTCTTTAAAATGGGCAATTTCATTTCCCATAGCGTCATAAACCCAGGCTTCAAGGTCTTTAACTCTCGTGTCATCGTCATAATGCACGTAGGCATCTGTATTATTGTTACCTTTTTTATTCAGTACCATTACAGCCCTATAATTGCTATAGCGCATACGGTCATTTTCGGTAACATCAATTTCTATTTTTTCATCCAATAAAATACTATTGGCATTTTCTGTTAGCTCTTTTGATAACTCACTGATAGAAAATTGGGCTTCTTGTGAAAAAGTGGTTACAAAAGATGCTAGAAATAAACTTAGGGCAACTATCTTTCGCATGGGTGCGAATATAATAGTTTTGTTAAATAAATGTGAAAATTATTCTCTTTTTTTTGAGTCTATAAAAATTGTAACTGGTCCATCATTAATTAATTGCACGTCCATCATAGCTCCAAAGACTCCGGTTTGCACCTTCTTACCTATTTCTTTCTCTAGGCTTTCAGTAAATTTCTGGTATAAATCTTCAGCAAAATTTGGTTTTGCAGCTTTAACAAATGAAGGTCTGTTCCCTTTTTTTGTACTTGCATGTAATGTAAATTGACTTACTACAATCACATCTCCACCCACATCTTGTATAGAATAATTCATTGCGTCTTGTTCATCTGAAAAAATTCGCAATCTCGAAGTTTTTCTACATAACCAATCGATATCATCTTGAGTATCTTCTGCTTCAACTCCTAATAAAATTAAAAATCCCTGATCAATTTTTGAAACAACTTCTTTATTTACAGTTACTGAAGCTTCTTTAACTCGTTGTAGAATAATTCGCATAAATTTATTTTGAGTTTTACAATTTATCGTTTTTTTGTTACAACTTTCATTGTTGGGGTATCGCGTAATTCCTTAATCTTTTTTGTAAACATCTTTTCGGTAACCATCATCTTCACCTTCTAGAATTTGCAAATAACTTTTATAGCGTGACCAAGCAATTTCTGAATTTTCAAGCGCTTCTTTAATAGCACAATTGGGTTCATTGATGTGAAGGCAGTTATTAAACTTACAATCTTGTTTGCGTTCAAAAAATTCAGGGAAATAATTACCTAGTTCTTCTTTATCAATTTCAACAACGCCAAACCCACGAATACCGGGAGTATCAATTATTTGACCACCAAAACTAAGATCATGCATTTCAGCAAATGTTGTGGTATGTTGCCCTTGTTGATGTTGTTCAGATATTTCTGCGGTTTTCAAATTTAAACCGGGTTCAATTGCGTTGACCAACGTAGATTTGCCGGTTCCACTATGACCAGAGAATAGTGTAACTTTATCTTGCATAAGGTCTTTTACCTTGTGTATATTTTTTCCTGTTTTTGCTGAGATACCAATACACTCATATCCTATTTTTCGGTAAAGTGCGGCCAGATATTTAATCTCTAGCAGTTCTTCTTCGTTGTATAAGTCAATTTTATTAAAAAGTAGTACTGCTTTTACGTGATAAGCTTCTGCAGTTACCAAAAAACGATCAATAAAAGCCGTAAATGTTGTTGGGTTATTAAGAGTTATTAATAGAAACGCAACATCAATATTGGTAGCAATTATATGTGTTTGTTTTGAAAGGTTTACAGATTTTCTAATAATGTAATTATCGCGTGTTTCAATAGTATGAATAACGCCAATGGTCTCATCTCCTTTGGTTTCAACATCAAAAACAACATGATCACCTACTGCAACAGGATTGGTGCTTTTTATCCCACCTATTCTAAATTTTCCCTTTATACGGCATTGATAAAACTCACCTTGTTGTGACTTTACGGTGTACCAGCTTCCGGTTGATTTATAAACAGTGCCTTTCATTAATACAAAAGTCTGAAAATAAATTGAATGTAATTACTCATTAAAAACGTTTTTTTGGTGCGCAATGGATTCTTGGTGAATAGCTTTGTAAAGTCTAAGGATAAATTCCTCACTTAAATGATTGTGTTCTCCTGCCAATATCATTCTGCCTAAAATTTCGTTCCAACGCTTTACTTGTAAAATAGCCACGTTGTGTTCTTTTTTAAGCTCACCTATATTTTCGGCTATATTCATTCGTTTACCCATCATTTGCACAATCTTATCATCGATTACATCAATCTGAGCGCGAAGTTTACTCAATTCATTGTTAAATTCAACTTTGTCATCTCCTTTTTTCCTGATGCGCAGATCTACGGTCATTTGATCTAACGTTTTAGGAGTGATTTGTTGTTTGGCATCACTCCACGCATTGTCAGGATCATAATGTGTTTCTACCATAAGACCGTCATAATTAAGATCTAAAGCAGTTTGACATAATTCAAATATTATATCACGGTTTCCGGCAATATGTGATGGATCTAGTATTAACGGTAAATCTGGAAATTGATTTTGAAGATCAATTGGTATTTGCCATTCTGGGTTATTACGATATTTTGATTTTTCATAAGTTGAAAAACCTCTATGGATTACACCCAAGTTGTGAATATCTGCACTGTAAAATCGTTCAACAGCTCCTAGCCATAGTGCTAAATCTGGATTTACAGGATTTTTAATCAGTACTGTTTTATTTGTTCCTTTTAAGGCATCAGCAATTTCTTGTACAACAAATGGCGACACAGTTGTTCTAGCACCAATCCATAGAATATCAACGTTGTGTTTAAGTGCCAAATCTACGTGATTTGGGTTGGCAACTTCGGTTGTAGTCAACATTCCAGTTTGGTTTTTTGCTTCTTGCAACCATTTTAAACCCAAAGCTCCTACTCCTTCAAAGTTGCCCGGACGAGTTCTAGGTTTCCAGATACCGGCACGCAATACTGTTGCATCTGTTTCTTTTAATTGATGCGCAATTTTTAATACTTGTTCTTGCGTTTCGGCACTACAAGGACCTGCGATTACCAATGGATGTTCTAAGCCAAAAGCATCTAACCAATTACGTAATTTTTTACTGTTTTGCATAGTTTTAAAAATAAAAAAAGCCCCACAATGGGACTTTTATATAATATAATATGTACAATAATCCCAATAGGTTACAGTTTATATAAATGCCACCAATATGTTGAAAAATTGAACATCTTTTTTTTCTCTTTTATAAGTGGCTAAAATACCTATTTATATATCATTTTGAAAACGTTTTAAGTAAATTTTAAACCTTACACAGAAAGAAATTTATGTAGCTTTGTTTTTTTATAAAGTATGTCAATAAACGTCACAAATATTACAAAAACCTACGGAACGCAAAAAGCGTTAAACTCCGTATCATTCAGTATTAAAACCGGTGAGATCGTAGGGTTTTTAGGACCTAATGGCGCTGGGAAATCTACCTTAATGAAAATATTGACAACCTATCTTCCGACTTCAGAAGGAAAAGCAAGTGTTAATGGTTTTGAAGTTTCTAAAGATGATTTTAAGGTTCAAAAAAGTGTTGGTTATTTACCTGAACACAATCCGTTGTACCTTGATATGTATGTGCGAGAGTTTCTTCATTTTCAAGCTGAAATATATAAAACCTCAAAGAGTGAAATAGAAAAAATTATTGAACGCACAGGACTATCACCCGAAGCTAATAAAAAAATTCAACAACTATCAAAAGGATATAGACAACGAGTAGGTATCGCCAGCGCACTGCTTCACGACCCTGAGGTTCTTATTCTTGATGAACCAACTACAGGCTTAGACCCAAATCAATTAATAGAAATTAGAGAATTAATAAAAAGCATTGGTAAAGAAAAAACAGTGCTATTATCTACTCACATTATGCAGGAGGTAGAAGCTATTTGTGACCGTGTGATTATCATTAATAAAGGGTCTATCGTGCTTAATAAAAACCTTGCTGAATTACAATCTGGTCAACAACAAATTGTTGAAGTAGAGTTTGATTACAGAGTTGAAACTGTTGCTTTGCAAAAATTGCCGAATGTAACCAAAATTGAAAATCCTGGCGGACACTTTATTTATAACATCTATTTTTCTACCCAAAAGGATATGCGGAGCGAAGTCTTTGATTTTGCACACGATAATGGTTTAAAAATCCTTCAGCTGCATCAAAAAAATACGACGCTTGAAAAGCTATTTGTAGAATTAACTAGTCCTCAAAAATAAGACGTCCTCTGTATAATTGTTCAACTTCAACAATTGGTGGTCTATTTTTGGCTATCACGTTACCCAAACTTACTATTTCACCTTTTATAGATTCTTGCGGATTTACAATCATATCCTGAGTTCCGCGGTGAAAAAGCATCAAATTATCAATTATTAAGTTGGGCGCTTCAATTCTTGCATCACCGGCAAATATTCCGAAATTAGCTCGTTTGGCTTTTCCGGATAAAAAGAAATTTGATAATCCGTTTGCCACAATCTGCAAGTTTTGAACGTCTAGTTTTAATTTAAAATCTCCATCTATATGAAAAGCATCTTCACTCTCTTGATCTTCACTTATTAATGCCAAAAAAGGATATGAAAGTGTACCAACTCCCAAAACAGCCAAACCAGAACTGTTGCGTATACGTTCAAGATTTGGTGCGGTTACATAAACTTTTGTAATTCCATAATCGCGCACTAGGTTACATCCATTGGTGTTTCTAAGGTTTAACACACCATCTTTTACCTCAACTTCTATATCATTGAGTAGGTTATCACCAGTTTCTACGATTACTTTTTGTGTTTCACCTTGTTTGATAATCAATTGAGTGCGTTCCCAAACAGTTATTTTATTGAATGGGTCTACAGTAAATTCTTCTTGAATAATATCGCCCGCTGCTTGAAAACAGTTTAATCCTTTATCTGAATCACAACTCAAAAAAGGAAACAACAAAAAGATGACG harbors:
- a CDS encoding DUF3857 domain-containing protein — encoded protein: MRKIVALSLFLASFVTTFSQEAQFSISELSKELTENANSILLDEKIEIDVTENDRMRYSNYRAVMVLNKKGNNNTDAYVHYDDDTRVKDLEAWVYDAMGNEIAHFKERDFKDISASDGFSIYNDDRVKHLDYTPTVYPYTLVFKSEKESNTTAFIPRWFPIGGYYTSTKNSEFVVKFNPNNKPRILKQNLDGYNISVTETPNSFVCTANNITGIRYEDYSPYYKNILPHVKFSLNNFYLKGVPGSGKNWKEFGSWMDKKLLAKVSNLPPATIAKAKQLVANETTNLGKAKKIYEYLQNKVRYISVQIGIGGWKPMLAEDVDKLSYGDCKALTNYTKALLDVVGVPSYYTVLYAGEDEVDFNSEFSILEGNHAILGIPDGDDIVWLECTSQDVPFGYGGNHIDNRDVLIVTPEGGKIVRTKSYTYKENLEKNVAEVSVHVTGSVEAHVTTVSKGLQYDDKIYLEKLDTDDLEKRYKQKWGHINGFVIESVQLNNNKDDIVFSEKLSITIPNYCSSIGNDLLFSLNVFTQSVNVPPRFPNRKQKLHIAEGFTESDTVTITIDESLAVDSLPEAVSIENKFGSYAFSVSEISNNTLQYTRTYTLKKGTFPATDYKQYRSFLRRISKMDQAKILLTQNTK
- a CDS encoding 3-phosphoshikimate 1-carboxyvinyltransferase, whose product is MKAVLTTKPLKENSAVIQVSGSKSESNRLLILQSQFQNLKLENLSESDDTMVLQKALLSNTGEVNIHHAGTAMRFLTAYFASQSKASVVLTGSERMQQRPIKVLVDALKTLGATIKYLSKEGYPPIAIAGKKISNSEVTMAANVSSQYISALLLIAPSLENGLTIHLEKNITSAPYLQMTVSLLQKIGVACTFSENTITVKPTSQIEDKAILIESDWSSASYFYSMVALSEKMTVTLKGYFKNSLQGDSILATIYESLGVTTSYNEADASITLSKNNKQLAEHIMLHLIDAPDIAQTIAVTCFGLGLGCKLTGLHTLKIKETDRLVALKTELEKLGAQVKITNDTLELISSEKIHEKITIQTYNDHRMAMAFAPLALKKQIQINDAGVVSKSFPTFWEDIQKTGIQVDFK
- the queA gene encoding tRNA preQ1(34) S-adenosylmethionine ribosyltransferase-isomerase QueA, translated to MKLSNFNFDLPAELLAEYPASNRDEARLMVLNRKEKTIEHKMFKDLIDYFNEDDVLVLNNTKVFPARLFGNKEKTGARIEVFLLRELNPETRLWDVLVDPARKIRIGNKLYFGDDESLVAEVIDNTTSRGRTLRFLFDGSYEEFRNKLTELGETPLPKYIKRDVEPEDADRYQTIYAKEEGAVAAPTAGLHFSKHLLKRLEIKGINFAEVTLHVGLGTFSPVEVEDLSKHKMDSEEIILPQSSVDVINTGIERKKRVCAVGTTVMRALESSVSSNNMLNTYAGWTNKFIFPPYDFSIANCMVTNFHTPKSTLLMMVSAFAGHDFIKEAYEEAVKEKYRFYTYGDAMLIL
- a CDS encoding T9SS type A sorting domain-containing protein; this translates as MKKITFFLFIILFIPFAFSQETSADFPISYRVSTENIEPIILPPLDLSAIQQEDSINDLDKTLPWRYGVKRTIKVDIHKEGQVTTLQNGDKLWRVAIKSPNALNLSVNFDNFYIPNGAQLFLYNTDYTDVLIPLSNKQNRENQQLGSWFVNGDVIWIEYFEPKNVNENVSLTIGSLIHGYRMNQVEDYALGKRGFNDSGDCNYDVNCSIGEDFDSKKDILKKAIALLNLGNGYLCSSVLVNNTNNDKTPYLLTGNHCLDNSDPAFWSIRFNWMSPSPVCGEGEPSSDIQTNFTMSGAELKANNALSDFALVQLYNDVPESWDVSFAGWDVTDNLPEFEVGIHHPNGDIMKICRDNTGAVKETANGTEVWLIGGVSQGVGDGWEIGTTESGSSGSPLFNENGKIIGQLYAGNAFCDGINGNNDYDIYGRLAVSWDAGSSEDKRLKEWLDPLNTGQTQLETIQNILNVTEFEITGELKIYPNPASDIITVMNSRYPNLLYSIYNVAGQQLNRGTVSNTMNTISVAQLAEGVYFLKLTDADSDSHITKKIIVTR
- a CDS encoding nucleotide pyrophosphohydrolase; the protein is MNIDNAQQAVDNWIKEHGVRYFNELTNMAQLTEEVGEVARIIARRYGEQSEKESDKNKDLGEELADVLFVVLCLANQTGVNLEDAFNKKLDLKTKRDHDRHHNNDKLK
- a CDS encoding transglutaminase domain-containing protein; amino-acid sequence: MKFLFTFLITLCTLQVGFSQDFRFGKVSKEELLEKQHPTDSTADAAILYREIKSYFEFSTNEGFYLRTDVFERIKIYNKDGFDWANKKVKLYQSSTGSDEEIKGLKGYTYFLEGDKIQDVKLRNDGIFEEEASEFLELTKFTMPNVKEGCVIEYEYSVTSPFITNIDEYRFQEQIPVNKVSMEFQAPEYFSYKTHQRGWIPFRIQTSTDYMNINLGSISSRSSWGNRGGNTGNKVRSNTTSVLENVYSVIVNDVPALKEEAFTSNIDNFTTALKFELSYTKFPNSTLEMYTTTWEDVSKSIYDSDAFGGQLKRDNYFDDEIDNLLQGVTKDSEKVIRIYEYVKAKMNWNSYKGIYTMEGSKNAYKNGVGNASDINLLLVNMLRYAGIQANPVLVSTKSNGIPLFPTRNGFDYVVAAVETKNNVTLLDATNKEGEPDILKPELLNWQGRLIREDRSSTWVSLYPKTQASQSTLLNLNIDDANYAVKGSAQNRYTGHYALSQRKNYKNIKEEDVRKSLEKRNGDAELSNINFGNLEELYKPVTLQYDFENFEALEEIGGKLYFSPLLFLALEENPFKTNTRQYPIDFSYPIKDRYIITVNIPEGYKVESKPESAKFVLNQNAGLFSYIINEAGNKIQISVDLAINQPVISADSYEDIKRFFQVMVDKENEKIVLSKV